One region of Variovorax sp. J2L1-78 genomic DNA includes:
- a CDS encoding EscU/YscU/HrcU family type III secretion system export apparatus switch protein codes for MAEQDVDRNQAATPYKLQQARERGQVAKSQDLVSAIVFGVAVIYLTWRGFDAVAAQFKFDLALLIHAARMDPGGATLWPLVERSVRAAMTLCAPFFGAILLAAVIGNLVQTGPILSTEPVKMDFDRINPVNGIKKIFSTRVLFDAARALVKLTLLAVVAYIGLEALAGQFYALASLSPIGYLHILVDDLSSIGLKMALILGLIAFVDLVYSRREFAKKMRMSHRDLKDEVKQREGDPRVRSRLKELRREMLKRSSSLQQTRHADVIITNPTHVAVALKYEHGRMSSPQLLAKGAGQLAAAMREIAARHRIPVVQSPALARRLYRELPIDHAVPPELYAQVARIIVWVFAMRDQRDRTGGEGGTA; via the coding sequence ATGGCCGAGCAGGATGTCGATCGCAATCAAGCGGCCACGCCCTACAAGTTGCAGCAAGCGCGCGAGCGCGGGCAGGTCGCCAAGAGCCAGGACCTGGTCTCTGCCATCGTCTTCGGCGTCGCCGTTATCTATCTGACATGGCGGGGCTTTGATGCAGTCGCGGCGCAGTTCAAGTTCGACCTGGCGCTGTTGATCCATGCGGCGCGCATGGATCCCGGGGGCGCGACGTTGTGGCCGTTGGTCGAGCGCTCTGTTCGTGCCGCAATGACGCTGTGTGCGCCCTTCTTCGGGGCCATTCTACTTGCGGCGGTGATCGGCAACCTCGTCCAGACTGGGCCGATCCTCTCGACGGAGCCTGTGAAGATGGACTTCGATCGGATCAATCCAGTCAACGGCATCAAGAAGATCTTCTCCACGCGGGTGTTGTTCGATGCGGCGCGTGCCCTGGTGAAGCTCACCTTGCTGGCGGTGGTCGCATACATCGGACTGGAGGCACTGGCCGGTCAGTTCTATGCCCTGGCCTCGTTGTCGCCGATCGGCTACCTGCACATCCTCGTCGATGATCTGTCGAGCATCGGACTCAAGATGGCACTCATTCTGGGACTCATTGCGTTCGTCGACCTGGTCTACAGCCGACGAGAGTTCGCCAAGAAGATGCGCATGAGCCATCGCGACCTCAAGGACGAGGTCAAGCAGCGGGAAGGCGATCCACGCGTCCGATCGCGGCTGAAGGAGCTGCGGCGCGAGATGCTCAAGCGCAGCAGTTCTTTGCAGCAGACGCGTCATGCCGACGTCATCATCACCAACCCTACTCACGTGGCCGTCGCGCTAAAGTACGAGCACGGACGAATGTCCTCGCCGCAGTTGCTCGCGAAGGGAGCTGGACAACTCGCTGCAGCGATGCGCGAGATTGCCGCGCGGCACCGTATCCCTGTTGTCCAAAGTCCGGCACTGGCAAGGCGTCTCTATCGAGAGCTCCCTATCGATCACGCTGTACCGCCGGAGCTCTACGCACAGGTCGCTCGGATCATCGTTTGGGTGTTTGCCATGCGCGATCAGCGCGATCGCACCGGTGGCGAAGGCGGGACGGCGTGA
- the fliR gene encoding flagellar biosynthetic protein FliR, which produces MSLVFPELGLGWIAGVSLVALRVAATFLMTPVFYAMPMPATVRMLLVAGMSLAIASGLGFAPALWSGWAAYLSAAMTEIGIGLTLGLGVLLAFGAFAVAGQLLDVQLGYGIAQIIDPVTSRPVPILTTAFSYLAVLVFFLVDGHHALLRGVAFSLERFPVGEPWPLSQAFGPLLKQTTGLFSLGFALAAPVVFCLLLVEFVLGVVSRNLPQMNMFAMGFPVKILVGLVALSVWFAGIGGVMTRVYSSIATTWESIFIVERPPSTSPERGVR; this is translated from the coding sequence ATGAGTCTAGTGTTCCCAGAGCTTGGGCTCGGATGGATTGCCGGCGTATCCCTCGTCGCTCTTCGAGTTGCTGCGACGTTTCTGATGACGCCAGTTTTCTACGCCATGCCCATGCCGGCCACAGTGCGCATGTTGCTTGTTGCTGGAATGTCTCTGGCCATCGCAAGCGGCTTGGGCTTTGCCCCAGCGCTTTGGAGCGGCTGGGCCGCATACCTTTCTGCCGCGATGACGGAGATCGGAATCGGGTTGACGTTAGGCTTGGGCGTGCTGTTGGCGTTCGGTGCCTTCGCCGTGGCCGGCCAGTTGCTTGACGTTCAATTGGGATACGGGATCGCTCAGATCATCGATCCAGTCACCAGCCGCCCCGTTCCAATCCTGACCACCGCGTTCTCTTACCTAGCGGTGCTGGTGTTCTTCTTGGTCGATGGTCACCACGCCCTTCTGCGCGGCGTCGCGTTCAGCCTGGAGCGATTTCCTGTGGGGGAACCGTGGCCGCTTAGCCAGGCCTTTGGCCCGTTGCTGAAGCAAACGACGGGGCTTTTCAGCCTCGGTTTTGCCCTTGCCGCGCCGGTCGTCTTCTGCCTCCTGCTGGTCGAGTTCGTGTTAGGTGTCGTGAGCCGGAACCTCCCGCAAATGAACATGTTTGCAATGGGCTTTCCGGTGAAGATACTCGTTGGCCTCGTCGCGCTCTCCGTGTGGTTCGCTGGCATTGGCGGTGTCATGACGCGCGTCTATTCCAGCATCGCAACGACCTGGGAGTCGATCTTCATCGTGGAGCGACCGCCGTCGACATCCCCTGAGCGAGGCGTGCGCTGA